A single genomic interval of Flavobacteriales bacterium harbors:
- the ytxJ gene encoding bacillithiol system redox-active protein YtxJ: MPWQPLTTTDELDHIDAASARRPVLVFKHSTRCSISSTALHRLQRAWQAADGPVHLLDLLRHRALSDAIAVRYGVRHESPQVLVIRDGRCVYGASHLAITIADVRRQLTGPW; encoded by the coding sequence ATGCCCTGGCAGCCGCTCACCACCACGGACGAACTGGACCACATCGATGCCGCTTCCGCCCGGCGGCCTGTCCTCGTCTTCAAGCACAGCACCCGCTGCTCCATCAGCAGCACCGCCCTTCACCGCCTGCAGCGGGCCTGGCAGGCAGCGGATGGTCCTGTTCATCTTCTCGATCTGCTGCGCCACCGTGCCCTTTCGGATGCGATCGCGGTGCGCTATGGCGTGCGGCACGAGTCGCCGCAGGTGCTCGTGATCCGCGATGGACGCTGCGTGTACGGGGCCTCGCACCTGGCGATCACGATTGCCGATGTGAGGCGTCAGCTGACGGGCCCATGGTGA
- a CDS encoding AAA family ATPase: MAALAARFINSTNRHVFLTGKAGTGKTTFLHRLAAGTHKRHVILAPTGIAALNAKGVTIHSQFLLPFGAFLPEKQRPLDIPEGAFHDQDTLTRRHPLNALRRNVLREVDLLIIDEVSMLRADVLDAIDFRMRAVRQNRRESFGGAQVLLIGDLYQLPPVVKDEEWRVMQRYYASMHFFESLVLKQHGYAHIELDRIFRQQDDRFIRILNNLRDNKVQAGDVDELNAHHRSTIPAAESEGVITLTTHNHKADELNQQALAKLPGKAHAFEAVIDGDFPQSMFPVLERIELKVGAQVMFVKNDPEKMYFNGRLARVEALSDEGITVRMYDEGPTGILPAGADPAQADPVSRSTTYRLKRETWENKRYVVNAATKEQEEEVLGTFEQYPIKLAWAITVHKSQGLTFSKAIIDVGQAFAPGQVYVALSRLRSLDGLILRTRIDPSVVSTDKDVVAFTQRGEQQEPLPQQLQAQQRAYLQQLLAGTFDLGDLLRKVEWTEKDHPETAQFESDDMKTALQMLRDILRNEEENTRKFRGQLMRLLFEDKRAELLERIEKGGAYYGDLLQERMKALVRHIAQAELLSRTKEYTNALKEIDGMLMKRIATIAKVAMITRCILNGEEIQRPKDIEQGLAAKRAALVGEARAWAEEHRPKGRTGKRRKLRTAADPSEAVDAGEPAARPAKGATYATTYALVKEGLSVEQIAQKRQMARSTIEGHLARGIAEGVVELDGLMPEAERDLIADWMRENPSKGLNEAAGHFDGRFGYGQLRMVQAWVKREA; this comes from the coding sequence ATGGCCGCGCTGGCCGCCCGCTTCATCAACAGCACCAACCGCCACGTCTTCCTCACCGGCAAGGCGGGCACCGGCAAGACCACCTTCCTGCATCGGCTGGCCGCCGGCACCCACAAGCGCCATGTGATCCTGGCGCCCACGGGCATCGCCGCCTTGAACGCGAAGGGTGTCACCATCCACAGCCAGTTCCTGCTGCCCTTCGGCGCCTTCCTGCCGGAGAAGCAGCGGCCGCTCGACATCCCGGAGGGCGCCTTCCACGACCAGGACACCCTCACGCGCCGCCATCCGCTCAATGCCCTGCGCCGCAACGTGCTGCGCGAGGTGGACCTGCTGATCATCGACGAGGTGAGCATGCTGCGGGCCGATGTGCTGGATGCCATCGACTTCCGCATGCGGGCCGTGCGTCAGAACCGCCGCGAGAGCTTCGGCGGCGCGCAGGTGCTGCTCATCGGCGACCTGTACCAGCTGCCGCCCGTGGTGAAGGACGAGGAGTGGCGCGTGATGCAGCGGTATTACGCCAGCATGCACTTCTTCGAAAGCCTGGTGCTGAAGCAGCACGGTTATGCGCACATCGAACTGGACCGCATCTTCCGGCAGCAGGACGACCGCTTCATCCGCATCCTGAACAACCTGCGCGACAACAAGGTGCAGGCCGGGGATGTGGACGAGCTGAACGCACACCATCGGTCCACCATCCCCGCCGCGGAAAGCGAGGGCGTGATCACGCTCACCACGCACAACCACAAGGCCGACGAGCTCAACCAGCAGGCGCTGGCGAAGCTGCCGGGCAAGGCGCATGCCTTCGAGGCCGTGATCGACGGCGACTTTCCGCAGAGCATGTTCCCCGTGCTGGAGCGGATCGAGCTCAAGGTGGGCGCGCAGGTGATGTTCGTGAAGAACGATCCGGAGAAGATGTACTTCAACGGCAGGCTGGCCCGCGTGGAGGCGCTCAGCGATGAGGGCATCACGGTGCGCATGTACGATGAAGGTCCGACAGGCATCCTGCCTGCCGGTGCCGATCCAGCGCAGGCTGATCCGGTATCCCGTTCCACGACCTACAGGCTCAAGCGCGAGACCTGGGAGAACAAGCGCTACGTGGTGAACGCGGCGACCAAGGAGCAGGAGGAGGAGGTGCTGGGCACCTTCGAGCAGTACCCCATCAAGCTGGCGTGGGCCATCACGGTGCACAAGAGCCAGGGCCTCACCTTCAGCAAGGCCATCATCGACGTGGGGCAGGCCTTCGCGCCGGGGCAGGTGTACGTGGCGCTCTCGCGCCTGCGCTCCCTCGACGGGCTCATCCTGCGCACGCGCATCGACCCGTCCGTGGTGAGCACCGACAAGGACGTGGTGGCCTTCACGCAGCGCGGCGAGCAGCAGGAACCGCTGCCGCAGCAGTTGCAGGCCCAGCAGCGCGCGTACCTGCAGCAGCTGCTCGCGGGCACCTTCGACCTGGGCGACCTGCTGCGCAAGGTGGAGTGGACGGAGAAGGACCATCCGGAGACCGCGCAGTTCGAGAGCGACGACATGAAGACCGCGCTGCAGATGCTGCGCGACATCCTGCGGAACGAGGAGGAGAACACGCGCAAGTTCCGGGGGCAGTTGATGCGCCTGCTCTTCGAGGACAAGCGGGCCGAGCTCCTGGAGCGCATCGAGAAGGGCGGCGCCTACTACGGCGACCTGCTGCAGGAGCGGATGAAGGCCTTGGTGCGCCACATCGCGCAGGCCGAGCTGCTGAGCCGCACCAAGGAGTACACCAACGCGCTGAAGGAGATCGACGGCATGCTGATGAAGCGCATCGCCACCATCGCCAAGGTGGCGATGATCACGCGCTGCATCCTGAACGGCGAGGAGATCCAGCGGCCGAAGGACATCGAGCAGGGGCTGGCCGCGAAACGCGCCGCCCTGGTGGGCGAGGCGCGCGCCTGGGCCGAGGAGCACCGGCCGAAGGGGAGGACCGGCAAGCGGCGCAAGCTGCGCACGGCCGCCGATCCATCGGAAGCCGTTGATGCCGGCGAGCCTGCAGCGCGCCCGGCGAAGGGTGCCACCTACGCCACCACTTATGCCCTGGTGAAGGAGGGCCTCTCCGTGGAGCAGATCGCGCAGAAACGCCAGATGGCGCGGAGCACCATCGAGGGCCACCTGGCACGGGGTATCGCGGAGGGGGTGGTGGAGCTGGACGGCCTGATGCCCGAGGCGGAGCGCGACCTCATCGCCGACTGGATGCGGGAGAACCCCTCCAAGGGGCTGAACGAGGCCGCGGGCCACTTCGACGGGCGCTTCGGCTACGGCCAGCTGCGCATGGTGCAGGCCTGGGTGAAGCGGGAGGCGTGA
- a CDS encoding T9SS type A sorting domain-containing protein, whose translation MFARPVHFVLAAFLLGQGSAQFGPRVDVVTGETYRCLKAADLDNDGDNDLIFCGGGQGVYKLMSLDGQGNFGPLDTLALVHFSAAMPMDLADVDGDQDLDVVVHVSNGPQVLWMANDGAGNFTPVQPLVGTGIPTGINTLRCADMVGSPLPEVVLSGGDHVRWYINNGGMFTMADSVQHGAGNFQLVLVGVGDVDQDGDVDHVAKGQGVFHVGINPGNGGPWTSVQLSGLAPSGYFYGMDLIDADGDTDLDLIDASWRVRWMENLVADSGLWSHGPELVVDPLAPNEGAGWAAQLGCGPGASILWCHWAYGEPPYWSHYDDVLGGFTPPVVTNLRPAGDGRLFFGDLNGDGRQDVIITHNDTMSWYANALPLMGGSVATVPELDTLCAWGFNGGYPLPDGIPSGGLWTGAFMDITGSNVFSPASYGQGAGSYHLGYGAIDAQGCIASAFDTILVINGPTMVCLDPDLECPGAELRFLGSPSGGAWNAPTDADGRLDTDCALRPIFTDVVYTFTDVTGHPCPSDVSMTVNVLPCTLVAIGAVGAFCVDAPPQPVQVAVPAFGVAYFLQGVDSSTYDGGAYVTGWLSGSQGPGIWPVVAAAVGQGECPSTDTVLVEVWPLPVVTFDLGVDTLTECNVPLVLDAGVPLGGIHTINGGDSTYTVFEVAEWGQGTHTVTYTYSDGNGCTASATDTLVVSCSTGLPAPDREQLQVWPVPASDELHVLFNGRPQRGELLDALGRAVLTWPRSAAPVRIDLSHVQHGTYVVRLEDGRTQRVLVQ comes from the coding sequence ATGTTCGCACGTCCAGTACACTTCGTCCTTGCCGCGTTCCTGCTGGGTCAGGGTTCCGCCCAATTCGGCCCTCGGGTGGATGTGGTCACCGGAGAGACCTACCGCTGCTTGAAAGCGGCCGACCTGGACAACGATGGAGACAACGACCTGATATTCTGTGGGGGCGGGCAGGGTGTGTACAAACTGATGAGCCTGGATGGCCAGGGGAACTTCGGTCCGCTGGACACCTTGGCGCTGGTCCACTTCTCCGCGGCGATGCCTATGGACCTGGCCGACGTGGATGGGGACCAGGACCTGGACGTGGTGGTGCATGTGTCCAACGGGCCCCAGGTGCTGTGGATGGCCAACGATGGAGCGGGGAACTTCACTCCGGTTCAGCCCCTGGTCGGCACAGGGATCCCCACCGGCATCAACACGCTGCGCTGTGCGGACATGGTGGGCTCGCCACTGCCCGAGGTGGTGTTGAGCGGCGGGGATCACGTGCGTTGGTACATCAACAACGGGGGGATGTTCACGATGGCGGACTCTGTCCAGCACGGTGCCGGGAACTTCCAGCTGGTGCTGGTCGGGGTGGGGGATGTGGATCAGGATGGGGACGTGGACCATGTGGCCAAGGGGCAGGGTGTGTTCCATGTGGGGATCAACCCTGGCAACGGTGGACCGTGGACCTCTGTCCAGCTATCGGGACTCGCGCCCAGTGGATACTTCTATGGGATGGACCTGATCGATGCGGATGGCGACACGGACCTCGATCTGATCGATGCCTCGTGGCGGGTCCGTTGGATGGAGAACCTGGTGGCCGATAGCGGGCTCTGGAGCCATGGGCCGGAACTGGTGGTGGATCCGCTCGCGCCGAACGAGGGTGCAGGCTGGGCCGCGCAGCTGGGCTGCGGGCCGGGTGCCAGCATCCTGTGGTGCCATTGGGCCTACGGAGAGCCGCCCTATTGGTCGCACTATGACGATGTGTTGGGCGGCTTCACGCCACCAGTGGTCACGAACCTGCGGCCGGCCGGCGATGGCAGGTTGTTCTTCGGTGATCTGAACGGGGATGGGAGGCAGGACGTGATCATCACGCACAACGACACCATGTCCTGGTATGCGAATGCCTTGCCTCTCATGGGCGGATCGGTGGCTACGGTCCCCGAGTTGGATACGCTCTGTGCATGGGGCTTCAACGGCGGATATCCCTTGCCTGACGGTATCCCTTCCGGCGGCCTGTGGACCGGAGCGTTCATGGATATCACCGGGTCAAACGTGTTCTCGCCGGCATCCTACGGCCAGGGAGCAGGTAGCTACCATCTGGGCTACGGGGCCATCGATGCACAAGGCTGCATCGCCAGTGCGTTCGACACCATCCTGGTGATCAATGGGCCCACCATGGTGTGCCTGGACCCCGATCTCGAATGTCCGGGGGCGGAGCTGCGCTTCCTGGGCAGCCCGTCAGGGGGCGCGTGGAACGCACCGACGGATGCGGACGGGCGCTTGGACACTGATTGTGCGTTGCGTCCCATCTTCACGGATGTGGTGTACACCTTCACCGATGTCACCGGCCATCCGTGCCCATCCGACGTCTCCATGACGGTGAACGTCCTGCCGTGCACCCTGGTGGCCATCGGTGCGGTCGGTGCCTTCTGCGTGGATGCCCCGCCACAGCCTGTTCAGGTGGCGGTACCCGCCTTCGGCGTGGCCTACTTCCTCCAGGGGGTGGACTCCAGCACCTATGATGGCGGGGCCTACGTCACTGGCTGGCTGTCCGGATCACAGGGGCCTGGCATCTGGCCGGTGGTGGCCGCTGCGGTCGGCCAGGGTGAATGCCCCTCCACGGACACGGTGTTGGTGGAGGTGTGGCCTCTGCCTGTCGTGACCTTCGACCTGGGTGTGGACACGCTCACGGAGTGCAACGTGCCGCTGGTCCTCGATGCCGGTGTACCGCTGGGAGGCATCCATACCATCAACGGCGGGGACAGCACCTACACGGTGTTCGAGGTCGCCGAATGGGGGCAGGGGACCCACACGGTCACCTATACCTACTCCGACGGCAATGGCTGCACGGCCTCCGCGACCGATACCCTCGTCGTCAGTTGCAGCACCGGTCTTCCCGCGCCGGATCGGGAGCAGCTGCAGGTCTGGCCCGTCCCCGCCTCGGATGAGCTGCATGTGCTCTTCAATGGTCGGCCGCAGCGGGGTGAACTGCTGGATGCGCTTGGGCGTGCTGTGCTGACGTGGCCGCGGTCGGCCGCGCCGGTCCGGATCGATCTGTCCCACGTGCAGCATGGCACGTACGTCGTGCGGCTGGAGGATGGCCGGACCCAGCGGGTGCTAGTCCAGTAG
- a CDS encoding gliding motility-associated C-terminal domain-containing protein — MRRPLLLPWMLFGTMPLGAQDHVANGDMELYILCPDYVSQIERCMGWNRPTAGTSDYFNACLGVPFSMSVPDNQMGDEPARSGDGYTGLYAFGGFDINAQQPNSYREYITHALNPPLVPGTTYAVSFFVSLADVSKYAVNDLGALFSMAPPTRPDDHPIARAPQVSWGPAGWLDDKSGWTRIAGCFTADSAYTTLTIGNFQGAGLAFLQLPTNYPLTDWSYYYVDDVSVRSVEAPQLGPDTSACGPVLLQVIGPDPGGNYLWSTGHTGPELLVSTSGTYAVTLLHPQCPLSDSITVTIGEHVPIALPADTLVDLCVHPTVTFDIGPLPAGATALWSNGTQGPRCMVTASGELSVVVEGPGFCPSSAAVQVVDACAWPLHVPNAVTPNGDGMNDTWRPVWQAERITHWQVQVFDRWGRAVFSTNDPTLAWDPTEVPIGCYAYRVEAAEAGSPAVRFVQGQVTVVR; from the coding sequence ATGCGTCGCCCGCTCCTCCTCCCCTGGATGCTGTTCGGCACCATGCCTCTGGGCGCACAGGACCATGTGGCCAACGGCGACATGGAGCTTTACATCCTCTGCCCGGACTACGTGAGCCAGATCGAGCGCTGCATGGGTTGGAACCGGCCCACCGCCGGTACGAGCGACTACTTCAACGCGTGCCTCGGCGTGCCCTTCAGCATGAGCGTGCCCGACAACCAGATGGGCGATGAACCGGCCCGTTCGGGGGATGGCTACACCGGCCTCTACGCCTTCGGCGGCTTCGACATCAATGCCCAGCAGCCGAACAGCTACCGCGAGTACATCACCCACGCCCTCAACCCACCCCTGGTGCCCGGCACCACCTATGCGGTGTCCTTCTTCGTCAGCCTCGCCGATGTGTCCAAGTACGCGGTGAACGACCTCGGTGCGCTCTTCAGCATGGCGCCGCCCACCCGGCCGGACGACCACCCCATCGCGCGCGCTCCGCAAGTGTCCTGGGGCCCTGCGGGGTGGCTTGATGACAAGAGCGGATGGACCCGCATCGCCGGCTGCTTCACGGCCGACAGCGCCTACACCACGCTCACGATCGGCAACTTCCAGGGTGCGGGCCTCGCCTTCCTGCAGCTACCCACGAACTACCCGCTCACGGACTGGAGCTACTACTACGTGGACGATGTGAGCGTGCGGTCGGTGGAGGCGCCCCAGCTGGGACCGGACACCAGCGCCTGCGGGCCTGTGCTGCTGCAGGTGATCGGCCCGGACCCCGGTGGCAACTACCTGTGGAGCACCGGGCACACCGGACCCGAGCTGCTCGTGAGCACCTCCGGCACCTACGCCGTGACCCTGCTGCACCCGCAATGCCCGCTCTCCGACAGCATCACGGTCACCATCGGTGAGCACGTCCCCATCGCCTTGCCTGCGGACACGCTGGTGGACCTCTGCGTCCATCCCACCGTCACGTTCGACATCGGTCCGCTGCCAGCCGGCGCCACGGCCCTGTGGAGCAATGGCACGCAGGGCCCGCGCTGCATGGTCACCGCATCCGGCGAGCTGTCCGTTGTGGTGGAAGGCCCCGGCTTCTGCCCCTCGTCAGCTGCAGTACAGGTGGTGGACGCCTGTGCCTGGCCGCTCCACGTGCCCAACGCCGTGACCCCGAACGGCGACGGCATGAACGACACCTGGCGGCCCGTGTGGCAGGCGGAGCGCATCACGCACTGGCAGGTGCAGGTGTTCGACCGGTGGGGCCGCGCGGTGTTCAGCACGAACGACCCCACCCTGGCCTGGGACCCGACGGAGGTGCCGATCGGCTGCTACGCCTACCGGGTGGAGGCCGCCGAGGCGGGATCGCCGGCGGTGCGCTTCGTGCAGGGACAGGTGACGGTGGTGAGGTGA
- a CDS encoding NAD(P)/FAD-dependent oxidoreductase, producing MRASTFRSRYDVVVIGAGIGGLTSAALLSRAGLSVCVLEMDARPGGYLAGFRRKDHRFDSAIHWLNQLGPNGLVTRMFDLIGPDHPKAAPQKRIKRYKGDSFDHLLTDRPDDLKEQWIREFPHERAGIERFFRDARRIGLAFAGLGTFMRTEESKGPLGRITHLFAKLRFARAFIPHLRFSGREGVRKGLSRYFRDERLQRVFASEMDLLSCLVPIGWAYVGDYQLPPVGGSQVFPEWLVHVITSLGNEVHYTYRVDQVLLENGRACGVRFTQRGTTRTVMADQVVGACDVEALYERMLPAGAVPDKLKRKLRDAELYPSSVTVALALDRPTGSFGFGEEMIYLSKDDVPRERQCTGGPDEVGISILAPSLRDPSLAPDGMGTLTIYIPAEFADHAQWRTGTDAAERGEAYERLKKEYADILIRRVEERLAPGLSKHIVYCDVATPITHWRYTGNRNGSMMGARPGKANFKAGIAHYRTPVKGLYLGGHWAELGGGVPIAVRAGANAALLVLQDRRHHAATPLAAYMDGRITLADVESSGRFTPYTPTWKRNPTPAERKRSATVLPTAP from the coding sequence ATGCGCGCCTCCACCTTCAGGTCCCGGTATGATGTCGTGGTGATCGGCGCCGGCATCGGCGGGCTCACCTCGGCCGCGCTGCTCTCCCGCGCAGGGCTCAGCGTGTGCGTGTTGGAGATGGATGCGCGCCCCGGCGGCTACCTGGCCGGTTTCCGGCGCAAGGACCACCGCTTCGACAGCGCCATCCACTGGCTCAACCAGCTCGGTCCGAACGGCCTGGTGACCCGGATGTTCGACCTCATCGGCCCCGACCATCCGAAGGCGGCCCCCCAGAAGCGCATCAAGCGCTACAAGGGCGACAGCTTCGACCATTTGCTCACCGACCGGCCCGATGATCTCAAGGAGCAGTGGATCCGCGAGTTCCCGCACGAACGGGCCGGCATCGAGCGCTTCTTCCGCGATGCGCGACGGATCGGTCTCGCCTTCGCGGGCCTCGGCACCTTCATGCGCACGGAGGAATCCAAAGGTCCGCTGGGACGGATCACGCACCTCTTCGCCAAGCTGCGCTTCGCCCGCGCCTTCATCCCGCACCTGCGCTTCAGCGGTCGCGAAGGCGTGCGCAAGGGGCTGTCCCGCTACTTCCGGGATGAGCGTCTGCAACGGGTCTTCGCCTCGGAGATGGACCTGCTGAGCTGTCTGGTGCCCATCGGCTGGGCCTACGTCGGCGATTACCAACTACCCCCGGTGGGTGGCAGCCAGGTCTTCCCCGAATGGCTGGTGCATGTGATCACGAGCCTCGGCAACGAGGTGCACTACACCTACCGCGTGGACCAGGTGCTGCTGGAGAACGGCCGCGCCTGCGGGGTGCGCTTCACGCAACGGGGCACCACCCGCACGGTGATGGCCGATCAGGTGGTGGGCGCATGCGATGTGGAGGCCTTGTATGAGCGCATGCTGCCTGCGGGCGCCGTGCCGGACAAGCTCAAGCGCAAGCTCCGCGATGCGGAGCTCTACCCGAGCTCGGTCACGGTGGCGCTCGCCCTGGACCGGCCCACCGGGAGCTTCGGCTTCGGCGAGGAGATGATCTACCTCAGCAAGGATGATGTGCCGCGCGAACGCCAGTGCACGGGCGGGCCGGATGAAGTGGGCATCAGCATCCTCGCCCCTTCCCTGCGCGACCCGAGCCTGGCCCCGGACGGCATGGGCACGCTCACGATCTACATCCCGGCCGAGTTCGCCGACCATGCGCAGTGGCGCACCGGCACCGACGCCGCCGAGCGCGGCGAGGCGTACGAGCGATTGAAGAAGGAGTACGCCGACATCCTCATCCGGCGGGTGGAGGAACGGCTGGCCCCCGGGCTCTCCAAGCACATCGTGTACTGCGACGTGGCCACACCGATCACGCACTGGCGGTATACCGGCAACCGCAACGGCAGCATGATGGGCGCACGGCCGGGCAAGGCGAACTTCAAGGCGGGGATCGCGCACTACCGCACCCCGGTGAAGGGCCTCTACCTCGGCGGCCACTGGGCCGAGCTCGGAGGGGGTGTGCCCATCGCCGTGCGCGCCGGCGCCAACGCCGCCTTGCTGGTCCTGCAGGACCGCCGGCACCACGCCGCAACGCCGCTGGCCGCCTACATGGATGGCCGCATCACCCTGGCGGATGTGGAGTCCTCGGGACGCTTCACCCCCTACACCCCGACATGGAAGCGCAACCCCACCCCGGCGGAACGGAAACGGTCGGCGACCGTCCTCCCGACCGCGCCGTGA
- a CDS encoding IgGFc-binding protein, with product MKHSGLVPIAVMAVSALAPQGAAQAQPSSSGTALWVTFMENLDLQFNTPPYFELVISSDVSTQGEVQVPYTGFAIPFTVQAQDDTVITLPTNIYYPQGDEAIFNFGLRVVADDPVSVYAYHHRLYFSEACMALPAERLGAEYLVLAHEDAVATQPSSFAVLATMDSTVVEVVPSVLTVGFRPPGVPYTVLLNAGQVFQQQAFGDLSGSRVRSSDALKPIAVFAGAKQARVNCALSADDHLFQQVEPLSGWGRIFRIVPFLGRGGDELRVLASVDGTTVELTGQAPVVVDSGEVASFFAAVPLTVQSSAPVAVGQFNDSQSCNPAMGDPCYLWVHPFDRTDQRVIWTALTGAGTPYHYVNIVAQGEAGPPVVLLDAVDISAQLQPMAGVSGVFWGQFPVSAGLHRVESAQGFQAWAYGMGDYNSYAFPLGYGTADLTTSMLPASGSGAAPGAWVLASGTVLDRTLAGLPPMAALVLHDAAGRVVRRFGPGEVLRVPDGAGSYTLLAPGSATAPVRVLVH from the coding sequence ATGAAGCACAGCGGCCTTGTTCCGATCGCCGTGATGGCCGTCAGCGCCCTGGCCCCGCAGGGCGCGGCGCAGGCCCAACCCTCGAGTTCCGGCACCGCGCTTTGGGTCACCTTCATGGAGAACCTGGACCTGCAGTTCAACACGCCGCCGTACTTCGAGCTCGTGATCTCCAGCGACGTGAGCACGCAGGGCGAGGTGCAGGTGCCGTACACGGGCTTTGCGATCCCCTTCACGGTGCAGGCACAGGACGACACGGTGATCACCCTGCCCACCAACATCTACTACCCCCAGGGGGATGAGGCGATCTTCAACTTCGGCCTGCGCGTGGTGGCGGATGATCCGGTGAGCGTCTACGCCTACCACCACCGGTTGTACTTCAGCGAGGCGTGCATGGCCCTGCCGGCGGAACGTCTCGGAGCGGAATACCTGGTGCTTGCCCATGAAGACGCGGTAGCCACGCAGCCGTCGTCCTTCGCGGTGCTGGCCACGATGGACAGCACCGTGGTGGAGGTGGTGCCCTCGGTGCTCACGGTGGGCTTCAGGCCGCCGGGTGTGCCGTACACCGTGCTGCTCAACGCGGGGCAGGTGTTCCAGCAGCAGGCGTTCGGCGACCTCAGCGGGTCGCGTGTCCGCAGTTCGGATGCCCTGAAGCCCATCGCGGTGTTCGCCGGTGCGAAGCAGGCGCGGGTGAACTGCGCGCTGTCCGCGGACGACCACCTCTTCCAGCAGGTGGAGCCGCTGAGCGGCTGGGGACGCATCTTCCGCATCGTGCCCTTCCTGGGGCGCGGTGGCGATGAACTGCGGGTGCTGGCCTCGGTGGATGGCACCACCGTGGAGCTCACCGGCCAGGCGCCGGTGGTGGTGGACAGCGGCGAGGTGGCTTCCTTCTTCGCTGCGGTGCCGCTCACGGTGCAGAGCTCCGCACCCGTGGCGGTGGGGCAGTTCAACGACAGCCAGAGCTGCAACCCCGCGATGGGCGATCCGTGCTACCTGTGGGTGCATCCCTTCGACCGCACGGACCAGCGGGTGATCTGGACGGCGCTCACCGGCGCGGGCACGCCGTACCATTACGTCAACATCGTGGCCCAGGGCGAGGCCGGCCCGCCGGTGGTGCTGCTGGATGCGGTGGACATCAGTGCGCAGCTGCAACCCATGGCCGGGGTGAGCGGCGTGTTCTGGGGACAGTTCCCGGTGAGCGCCGGGCTGCATCGCGTGGAGAGCGCCCAGGGCTTCCAGGCGTGGGCCTATGGCATGGGCGACTACAACTCGTACGCCTTCCCGTTGGGCTACGGCACCGCCGACCTCACCACGTCCATGTTACCGGCGTCCGGGTCCGGCGCAGCGCCCGGGGCGTGGGTGCTGGCTTCCGGAACCGTTCTCGACAGGACGCTCGCGGGACTGCCGCCGATGGCCGCGCTCGTGTTGCACGATGCCGCAGGGCGCGTGGTGCGGCGCTTCGGCCCCGGAGAGGTGCTGCGGGTGCCGGATGGGGCAGGGAGCTACACGCTGCTCGCTCCTGGTAGCGCGACAGCCCCGGTGCGCGTGCTGGTCCACTAG